The Lycium ferocissimum isolate CSIRO_LF1 chromosome 8, AGI_CSIRO_Lferr_CH_V1, whole genome shotgun sequence DNA segment GAGATCGAAAAGCTTTGAAAAATAGGTGGGTTTTTAGGGTGAAACATGAAGATGGTAACCCAGTTCCACGATACAAGGCTAGATTGGTTTTCAAGGGCTTTAATCAGAAGAAGggagttgattttgatgaaatcttTTCTCCAATTGTGAAGATGTCATCCATTCGGGTTGTTCTGGGCTTGGCTACAAGTCTATATTTAGAGTGTTGCTTGATCGCTAGGATGACGGTTTCCTCCACATAGTCGGGAGGGGGAGAattgttaggtttttgggttttcccttcctatgtagaattggattaataaaacccaatccaatttggaccaggcCACTTTCGCCCAAAAattcctctatatataggatcaatttaggtcttattttagAACACAAGGGTGAATTCATAGCaaccatatagagagaaaaacgtacgagagaaagcagattttcgttcagaaattttctgctacgATCCGCTTTAAATTGCGTTTCCCAATTCGAtaaccgttggatcgtgctgaaatttgaatggggggttctcaacatctggttcttcTATTTCAATGTGGAGATCGGATTTTGTTGTCTTTATCTTCAGTTTTTTAGTACGAACAGTAGCTCGTTTTTaggggtgatttctctcctttcttcactagttttggtgctatcttttatgtattgtttcTCCGTGCTTagctttgttgttgtagctaTTTGGAGAAtattgttgtaactcttgttgattatagtggagcttttgtgggccggaggtcccgtggatgtttcctcttcaccttgaaggggtcttaccacgtaaatttggtgtctcttgcattcgatttatttttgcttgctttcctattttattgttggtatagctgCTACCCGGATTACCATTTGTGCTAgtatttattgtcttctctttgttcaaatagtgtgggaagttttgaCTTGGATATTTCTTCCGTtgttacctcgtcgtgcaatttggttattgcttgtttcttcccaaccATAGGCCCCTTTTCATAATTACGAAAGTGTTGTAACACCAATAATATTGAAGCCACTatcttaagtatatttaatgaaatgaatgaattattatttaagATATTAGGTGCTGATAGATATTGAGAGATAGTGATGCTATCCTCATGAATTTTCTTCATTAGTCCAATCATatcttcaacttcttttaatTCTTCATACTAGTATTCATACCCGCGCGACGCGCGATcagtattaaaaaaatcattaaaagtAATACATGTCTTTCAAAGGAGCACTTCTCCTCTTTAAGTGTAAATCCGAGCAAATAATGTGTGTATTCTAGTTCTAGTGATAGAAAAGAAAGTTAttagaaaattaaaacaaaaatgccTTCTAAAATTGACAATTCTATAATAGGATAATATAATTGACACATAGCAGGCCTCGAAACTCCTGTATATAAAAGAGTTGTGAAAACACAATAGGTCAAATAACTTATAGCTTTAAAGGATCATTACAGATGACATTTCGTAGGCACATTATCTCCTTTGGACAAATTGAACTTGTTTATTCTACAACCGTGTTATTGAACTGAACACTTAATCTCCACCCTCTTTTCAATTTGGTAGTCAACAACTTGAATATTATCTTATCTATACAAAAGATATTTATGTACCATCACAATGGTTATCATTATACAAAGCTACGAGTTTAAACACTCAATGTGTCTATTAAAATTAATGCAAGTACGTTTCATCCATCCGAAATcatcttccttttccttttgatGTTTCAAATAAATGTGATAGAAATCCTTGAAAACGAAAGTGCTGAACCTTTCTCTACCTAcgcatataaattaaaaattcaacttcaaaaacGCTATAAGCTGTTGAATTTGCCTGTTCGGAAAGATGTAGTGGAAGATGAAGTAGAAGAGCAAAAAGGATTCAAGCTAAAGGAAAGCTCGCATTGAAAACCTGGTGCGCTAATATTCTAATTGAAACAAAAAACTCAAGTTTTTAGATGATAACAAAGCCTAGCAAACTGACCAACATTTTTGGAGCGAGATACTAAATTAAGTTTCCTGTTTATTCATCTGCTTCATTACTCCTCACTCCTCTGCTTCGTCACTGCACATgttaaaatcaaataaaatgccAAAACCACATTTGTCTAATAGCATCAAAGCTATGGGCAAGAAAGGTTGGATGTTCATAGATTTAACCAAATAACCTCTTCAGTCTTTTCTGAGCATCGCCATGTAACATCACCATCAATAGGTTAAGCCAAGTAAAACCAAAATCAGGAAAATCTGTGGAACTATTTAGACATTTAGGCAACAGTCCAACAAAATGTGAAACTAAAGAAATAAATACATAGGCAATTCAAATGACTAATATATTGCCTTGTTACAtataattaagaatttcaacaatattcaaacaaaaaaagtatCAAAGAAGCATCTTCTATTTAGGCATCTAGTTGTAAATAGCCCCAGCGCTATGGAACGAATGATTATCTCGGACCTAATCACCCCCTATATGTGAAACTTTCTCCTATAATGAAATGAATAACCCCAACCCCGTTAGTCATCCCATCAATTATCGTCGATcaaaaaaaatagcaaattcAGCTAATCTTCTTATCCAACCAACTAAGAAtcttgtattaaaaaaaaaattacgttgAAAATTATAACTCCAATTCACAGCATCAAGTCAGATTACATAGCTAAATGGAAGTTAATAGCTACCTTTTAGAATTCTGAGGCCCTTTTAAGAGCTCCATGAAACTACTGCACATCGGGGAGAAGATTTCTTTGAAAGAACTATAGATGAACTTATCGTCTGGGTTTATGCTTTTGTTGTGGATCAAGGTCAAGGGGAAATAGATTATTTGTAGCAACAATGTGTTGAAGAAACTTAATCTTTGCTTTTTGCCACTAATATGAATACAAAAATAGGCAAATTTTGAGAGGACAATTCACATATGAAGTTGTTATCAATATGAAAGAATTCCTTGATAGTTTGAGCCTCATATATATTGGAATAAATGCATTAGCATTTTCTAATAAGAAATATTTcctaaaattatatgaaagCAGACTTGCACAACATAGAAAATTTTGTTAAAAAGTCAAACAGACATGCAAAAAGAATAGAAATTTCATGACCATACCATCATTATCAAACATAGGGAGATATGGTTTTTTGGTTCAGTTCCTCTTTTCTCACCAATTTATTCGCCTCATATCCTTCCAGATCTGCCTTACCCCATTTCACTTGTGCTCCTGACACAATATCGGTGGAAAAGCTTTAAGCTGCAGTTCAGACCTTAAAAGGAGAATTCATATGCTGGGAAGAGAGAAATACTATTAGTACTAAATCAAACCATTTACacaattttattatttcaatccctttttcttttgtaagTGTTTGTGCCCTTTATCCCATTTTGaaacccatattgctatacatgtTAACTTTAGCTTAAAAAGCTTACAAGCAAATAAGCCAATCTCTTTTTAATTGGTCAAAATAGGACATTGTTTTGCAATATACCTTATTGATAGTCAATAGTTTAAATCTCTTGGCAATATACCCAATGGATAGTCAATGCCAAGGCGTCCTGCCCCTTCAACCTATCACAGAAGACACAGTCTCTTCTTTTGATGGAATAGTTGTTTATTCATATCATTCAGCACTATGGTATTTCCTTCGTCTGTTTAACGGTTTTGTCTATTAAAGGCAAAAGATAGCAATGACAACAACACTTCACACAAATTTGAGGCTAAATGGTATTTGACTCGGCATTACTTCCTATAAAGGAAAAAGTGATAAAAGCAAAGAATGATAATCAAATAgtaaaaactaaaaagtaatAGATCCGCATTGCACTGTTCATCCTACTGAATTTGGTGTAGCATACCTGATAGTGTGAAAGATCTTTTTCCGAACGCGGCAAGAAGTAAGTTTTGACCCGAAATCTAGAGGTAATAATTTAAACTTGAGACACATACAATTACTTTCCATACAATGAAGCATACTGCTAGTTAAGAGATTGTGTTCATGAAAACTAAATTCTATATTGATCGACTTTATTCTTAAAGGAAAACTTTGCTTAAAAGACATTGCACTTCTTGTATTTCATCTCCTATCAAATTCGATAGCGCTTTTACTGTCAAAAAAATGAGGGAAAAAGGAAGGAGTCAAACAGTGAAGCATGTGCAGCTAATTAATAGGAATCATCGTAGTGATGCATAGTGGATTAAATAGATCATTCAACTAAGCCTTTAGCTTAATCATGTACCTAAAAATCTAATCTCAACTAAAGATGCAAATCAGGCTCTACTATAgcaaaaataaatagaagtaaATAGAAATAATAAGATGATGAAGTGGACATTAGATAAAAACATACccatttaaaatatttgttggAACAGTAAGAGGAAACCTCGTTGGCTATTTGAGAAGTTGGCATTGAATTTCTCCCGGAAAAGCGAGCAAGTctaaaaaatatacaaatttaaaTCACAATATAGTGAAGCATCAGcacaatacaaaaaaaaaaaaaaaaaaaaaaagaaagaaaaaacaaaactcAAAACAGCCACCTGCAAAAGTAGTAGAAATGTAATATTAACTTAGAATATTCAAAACCTCAAAGGAGAATCCGAAAATTTACATCAACTACACTCTCTTCCAGTTTCAAAAGTTGGAAGTATAACAAAAACTCAAAACTAATAAAGACTTTAAGATATATAAACTTTAcgatatcattttttttttttgtagcaaGTTAGTGTGCCATTTGAAACTACTTCAAGCAAGATGGAACACTTTGGTAAGCCTCAACTTATTTCTCATCCCATTGTTCTTGTTCTCATGACCAAGCATAAGAGAAAATAAACAGAATAATcagatattatttttaaaataaatgtagGACATAATTAACTCAGTTGTAGATACATCAGCACGATTTGCATCCTCAATAGAACCCTATGAAGTTATTTCCATTCACATCGAATCTAAAGACGATAATCTCTTTCGAGAGtagcactacaagaaaaaatatatctggcaacaaaaaattttttgttgccatagattgattattgttgcaaaaagctTGTTGCATGAATTTttcccaacggctgttattgcaacaacgtgtaacaacttttttttttttgttgccaaaagtactttttgcaacaataatcaaaactatggcaacaaaaaaatcatttgtcaataataaaactaagttgttgccaaatattaaaaaaaaaataaaaaaaattgcgatttctatactttcttgtagtgtagAATGAGATGTGATTCGTCTTTGCTTCACTGGGTACATAGCAAAAGATCGAAGACACCATAACATTGTAACAATTCAGCAACCATGAAAAATGTAATCATTTCTATTATGAAATATAAATGTCGAACAACCCAACAATTGGAATTAATGGTTCCAAAGATTTTAccccttttccctatttttacCAATATCGTGGGATATTGGTAAAATTGGTGTGTATAAGATTTTGCTCCTTTGAAACTGAACGGCTGAAGTTTTCACTTTGAAACGCTTTGCAAAACTGAAACTGCTCCTACTCTTTAGTTTGCTCCTTCCAGTTTTTTTAActgttgcaattttttttattttttttattttctgatttttgtggTGATGACACTTGTCATTCTACCATTCTTTATCTCTCCTATTCTATATAGATAGatcttcaacttcttttaatTCTTCTCCATCAACTCTTGCAAATTAATCCAATGGCGtaaaatgacaataaataagaagcaaaaaaaaaaatgccaaaagAGACCTAGTAATTTGGCATAGTTTGATCAATTGACCTAAACATGAACAATTTACTAATTATATAAAAGAGAGTACAAATTATCAAGTGAATAACCTCACAAAATTCACTCTTAATTAAAGAGGTTTACGTTCTTCTCTGAACAAAAATTTCTTAACGATTacattgtggatattgttaagTGAGAAGGAAGGAATTTCAATTTATAGGAATCTAAAATCTtataattcaagaaaagaattaGCCAAATATGAAAGATTTATTTACTATCAATTATGATAAATATTTTACCTTTCAAGAAAAAGTAATGAAAATATGATAAGAAAATGAGGGCAAACATCTAACAAGCTGTTCTATATGAGcctccaacttcatgtcaacttTTTGTTTTTATACACACACATCATATTACAATTAGGGACTTTTCTTATAACCTTAGTCCCATTTTTGTCTGCTACATAATACTCAGGAAAACGCTAACAATGCAGCTATTCATATACCATGTCTATGCAGTGTTAACAATATTATCTTTGCAAGCCTATGTAAAAATACATAAGTAAATTACTGAATATGTTTCTAAAGAACACGCTTTAgttgaatatatatacacattggAATCATGAAgactaaatttataaaaataaaaaaaaaaggaaagggatTATATTTACTATATGTCAAAAATTGATGGCATCCCATCTAATTATCGACCAATTTCAATGGTCACAGTGAGCTCATTGTTAGAGACAATATCAGACTTAGCagcagaagaagaagatgtGTTATTGTTGGCATATTTTCTAGTCATGAAAGATGGTTGATTTGGGCTCGGAAGAGAAACAATATTTTCGCTACCAAGCATCATAACTATATTTGATGTGTTGGGTCGATCTTTTGGATCTTCTTGTACACACAAAAGACCAATATTAAGGCATTTGATTGCTTCTTCTTCGTTGCATGATTCATGTAGTGATTGATCCACTAAGTCCATGGCCTTATCTTCTTTCCATAATCTCCATGCCTAAAATAGTACACATATGTTAATACAAAATAGTAATAGCGCGGATATATTTACTTCAGTCCTGTAATTGAATAATAGCCGTCatgaaaattcaaatttcatagGTAATGTCATGAATTAACAATAACTAACTTTCAATTACATGGACTAAAAAGTGACTATTGTTAATTTTATCCCAACACAttagtaaaaatataattatatgaGATGATAAGAAGTGAGTTTAAGTATCCAATatcaagaaattttttataGTAGGTCCCTCATGATTAAATCTGAAGCCTCTAATATCAAGCTTGTTTTTAGAGAAGGAAATCTGCTGATGATTTTGCAAGAAAAAAGTTTAAGGGGAAATGACGAAGatggtattttatttttttgaaatccaaCCCCCTTTGGTTCTGGCATATTATGTACTAGTGCTAGATTTAAAATGGACAAGTTTCACTAGTGACAGACAAGTTTCACGAGAAATGTCCCTAGTTACAATAGTCGTAATATATATGATGCAGTAAGcaaatcaagaatttaagtAGTTCTTCACTTACATGGCCTAAGAGGTTCGACGCTTCTTCTTGGTGAAAAAATCCGGTATTCCTTCTTCCACTGATGATCTCGAGTATAACTATTCCAAAACTAAATACATCCGATTTAGTTGAGAATAATCCATCTATTGCATATTCCGGAGCCATATAACCACTGCATAAACAGTATCAAAAAAACATATCaatgaacaagaaaatcaacaaTATTGCctatttgaatttcaaaatcatGTCAAGAAGACAATAGGAATTAGGACGACTTACTAGGTTCCAACCACTTTATTTGTATTTCCCTGTGTAATTTTCCCTTCAACAACCCTTGCTAAGCCAAAATCTGATATTTTTGGATTTAACTCTTCATCCAATAATATATTACTTGTTTTGAGATCTCTATGAATGATCCTTAATCTTGAATCATGGTGCAGGTAAAGAAGTCCTCTAGCAATTCCCTCTATAATTTCAAATCTCTTACTCCAATCCAATATCATGCATCGTCTTCGATCTTGTGGAGTCGTCATGCAAAGAAATAATCAAAGactttaacttatatacaccgATAATATAAAGACATTTTACACTATCAGGTCAGTAAAAAAATACTAACCAAATATGAAGGTGTCTAGACTTTTGTTTGCCATATACTCATAGAGTAAAATCTTTTCACTTGATTGGAAACAATAACCCAAAAGTCTAACAAGATTTCTATGTTGAAGCCTTGCAATCAGTATTACTTCATTCTTGAATTCATTTAAGCCTTGTCCAGAATGACTTGATAGCCTCTTCACTGCAATTTCTCTTCCTCCTGAAAATATGCCCTATAACAAATTTTACCAGTCTTATTAATTCCAATCAAGAAATGTGTATTATATAAGGAGTTACTTGATAATAATATgacacaatttttaaaaaaaaaatgagaatgttggtTAGGCCCACGTCACCGGCTTGATTCTACTACAAACTGTCTAgcatttaagtggagaaggaaTAAGGGTCGAGCTCATTATCCAAACCCAGAGGCCGAATTAGGATTTGAGTTTATGGGTTCTGGATTCCTGAAAAGACATTTTATTGAGATTTGGATAAAATATTCATACATATTAAGTGGATTTTTAAACATAAATACAGGTCAGAGCCAAATTACTAGGTTCGACCAAACCCCATAAGCAGACTTGTGGCTCCATCCTTGTCCAAACCGGGCTTCAAACCGCACGGAACTAGCTCTCGGGAATTTCTcaattataaaattaaatagtGATATTGGGTAAGTACCTTGTAAACAGGACCAAAACCCCCTTGTCCAAGCTTATTTTGTTCTGAGAAGTCATCTGTTGCCACTAATATGCTTTCCAAACTAAAGAATGGAACATCAATATTGCCTTTATCTTCATCCTGAATATTTATCAATTCTTTTCCTTCTCCTTCAGTATTCTGCATGAGAGATTTTGTACTACTCTCTgtatataaaaaaacaaaaagaaagtgagaaaaataattgaaagatTGTGCTtcattataaaaagaaaaaaaaaaagaaatttgttgTTACCTTTGACTTTTgagcttcttctttttctataatatatgtatgtaaagcatgaaacaaagAGAAGTGCAGCAATTACACCAATAGGTATGGCAACTTTCAGCTTTTTTGAAgtttgcttttgatgttcatCTGCTAACCAAAGGGGAATACAAAGAGGAAATTTACTTAGGAAAATAAGTTAGAGAAATCACAAGTTCATAAATAGACAAATAACAGaggagaaaagaaacaaaagatgtATTTTAAATCATTAATGAATAGGATGGTTGGAATCCTCCACTCATAACCAGAGGTCTCGCATTCGAGCTCTAGTAATAGACGGCTTCTTGGCAGGGAGCGCTTTACTCTCTTAGTGGGCCTATCCGATGCGAAATCGGATTAGTCGGACCGATAAGCTTCAAATACCGGATGGTTaaactaagttttttttttcttttcattttcttgataatggagaaaaaagagaagtaattaataaaattcAATTTGTATTCAAAAGAATGGTATAAATCAGGTAAGTCCACTCTACCTATAGAAGGAAACATTTGAAGTACCATTATGCACAATCAAAGATTACGGTAGAGTAATAAGTATCCGTTCATCTTTAATTATaggtctcgggttcgagccCGAAAATAGAATTCCCTTTGGTAGGTAGGAGACATTTTACCTCCCAAAGTGCAACTTCCAGGCACGAACCCGAATAAGTCCGATCCCAAAACAGATATCAAATACCACCATATgagaaaccaaaaagaaaaaatacatcatgcatccaaaattttcaaaattaggaGAAAATATAGCAAATCATCACCTTTGTTACTTGAAAATTCAGAAGCTGCAAGCCTGACGTAAATGGTGCTTCCATTAGCATTATCTTGAGAGAGTTGTTGCAAATTTAACAGCTCTCCACTCCAAATCAAACACCCAATATTTCCACTATTATAAGAATAACCAACACAACCACAATTCTCCAAACATGCACTTTCACACTCTGCTTCATTCTGAACTCTCAAAGTTTGATTATTTGCAGGTAATCTCATATTCTTGTGCACCCAAAACCTGTCCTTTTCACTAAACTTACCACAATTCAAACTTGTTTTCCTCATACATCCACTTGAAAAACTATTCAATCCCCAATCTTTTTCGAACTTAGGCTTAAAACCAGGCAAACAATCACATGTTGAAGCAGAGTTGTTTAGTTCATTACAAATACCAAAAGCCCCACAATAAGCAAAAACATCACAAACTTGTTTTGGATCAGTGTAAAAAACACTCCAAGCATTTGTACTATCCATCCAcaaaaattgttttgtttgtcCATTGACATCCATAACGAATCTTGAAATAAGTGCAGGATTAAAGAATTTGTACATGTAATAAACCTCATCATCATTGTTAACATATGTGTAATTAAACATAGGATTTGGTTGATATGGTACACCTGTAAAATTGTTGCCTGTCCAAGGTCCACTATTCCAATAAATCACACTATGGTTCCACATATTAACACCTTGGCCACTATACTTATCCATGTCAACTTCATGAGTAAAGGGTCCCGGTGATGGATCATTCTCGCTTTTCCATGAAGTAAGGACCTGCTTCAGCCTCGTACGTTTGTTGTACCCGAATTTTGAACCAGGCATGAACGTGTGAGACGGATGATCAAAACTTGTCCATAGAAAATTCGTTGAATTTTTACTATCTCCATTACTCAATATCAAATTCCCATCATCAAATAGAGTTGCTACAACTTGGGAATTGTTAGAATTTGTGGAATACTTGATATTTGTGGACCAAATTGTATGTCTAGTACCATTGAGGAGTACCAAATTTCCATCTACAATCTTGAATTGTGCAAAATCCATTTCATATATGGAAACTGGTGTCTCTCTATTTGCAACCCAAATAACAGTTTGTACACTTAGTTTTTTGTACCATATGCCTATGTAATAATTAGAATTGTTACCTGGTGTGAAGAACCCCATTTCAAAATTCCCACCTGATGAAACTACTGTTGAGGCAATTGTAATCCATTTGTTTGCATCAATTGTGTCACCAATAACTGAATTATTCTGGCTTGCTAAGGTTGTTGCAGCTCCTAGGCTTTTGAGAGAGGAGCAAAAGAgtagaaagagaaagacaaagaGAGAAGACATTTCTTTGTAGTTCCAAGGTTGTAGCACTTGGTTTTTGTGCACTAGAAAAGTTTTATGAATTAGGAATATGACAAGAATGTTTGATAAAAGTTTACCATAAGtctattttaaaaaaggaaTGGCATTCATGTTCGGTACTCCCTTCTTTTCCAGTTATGCGATATAATTGGAATCGTATGAAATTCaagagagaaataaaaaaaattaaaaaaaaacttgtaaTATTACACATGTTATATTAACCATGAAACTTTGTCATGACATGTATGAGGCTATAAACGCATATGCATTAAAGATATTGAACGAGAAAATGACAAAGTTAATTTTTGTGTGTAGAATGTATCATAGATTTTTTGGATAGCCctttaaaaatatatcacataaattaaattcaaatatctCTTTGCTACATTAAGCAAATCTTTACCTTAAACCCACAAGACATAAAAATCTATTTTCATAAACTTCGTGTCTAGTAAATAAGATaaaatgaaatggagggagtatatatttgaAGAACAAATCGGAATTGTCCACTTAATAATTTTGACTAAAATTAAATGGGAGTCGTTGCCAAGTCTACGTTACTAA contains these protein-coding regions:
- the LOC132067560 gene encoding G-type lectin S-receptor-like serine/threonine-protein kinase At4g27290 isoform X1 is translated as MSSLFVFLFLLFCSSLKSLGAATTLASQNNSVIGDTIDANKWITIASTVVSSGGNFEMGFFTPGNNSNYYIGIWYKKLSVQTVIWVANRETPVSIYEMDFAQFKIVDGNLVLLNGTRHTIWSTNIKYSTNSNNSQVVATLFDDGNLILSNGDSKNSTNFLWTSFDHPSHTFMPGSKFGYNKRTRLKQVLTSWKSENDPSPGPFTHEVDMDKYSGQGVNMWNHSVIYWNSGPWTGNNFTGVPYQPNPMFNYTYVNNDDEVYYMYKFFNPALISRFVMDVNGQTKQFLWMDSTNAWSVFYTDPKQVCDVFAYCGAFGICNELNNSASTCDCLPGFKPKFEKDWGLNSFSSGCMRKTSLNCGKFSEKDRFWVHKNMRLPANNQTLRVQNEAECESACLENCGCVGYSYNSGNIGCLIWSGELLNLQQLSQDNANGSTIYVRLAASEFSSNKADEHQKQTSKKLKVAIPIGVIAALLFVSCFTYIYYRKRRSSKVKESSTKSLMQNTEGEGKELINIQDEDKGNIDVPFFSLESILVATDDFSEQNKLGQGGFGPVYKGIFSGGREIAVKRLSSHSGQGLNEFKNEVILIARLQHRNLVRLLGYCFQSSEKILLYEYMANKSLDTFIFDRRRCMILDWSKRFEIIEGIARGLLYLHHDSRLRIIHRDLKTSNILLDEELNPKISDFGLARVVEGKITQGNTNKVVGTYGYMAPEYAIDGLFSTKSDVFSFGIVILEIISGRRNTGFFHQEEASNLLGHAWRLWKEDKAMDLVDQSLHESCNEEEAIKCLNIGLLCVQEDPKDRPNTSNIVMMLGSENIVSLPSPNQPSFMTRKYANNNTSSSSAAKSDIVSNNELTVTIEIGR
- the LOC132067560 gene encoding G-type lectin S-receptor-like serine/threonine-protein kinase At4g27290 isoform X2, translating into MSSLFVFLFLLFCSSLKSLGAATTLASQNNSVIGDTIDANKWITIASTVVSSGGNFEMGFFTPGNNSNYYIGIWYKKLSVQTVIWVANRETPVSIYEMDFAQFKIVDGNLVLLNGTRHTIWSTNIKYSTNSNNSQVVATLFDDGNLILSNGDSKNSTNFLWTSFDHPSHTFMPGSKFGYNKRTRLKQVLTSWKSENDPSPGPFTHEVDMDKYSGQGVNMWNHSVIYWNSGPWTGNNFTGVPYQPNPMFNYTYVNNDDEVYYMYKFFNPALISRFVMDVNGQTKQFLWMDSTNAWSVFYTDPKQVCDVFAYCGAFGICNELNNSASTCDCLPGFKPKFEKDWGLNSFSSGCMRKTSLNCGKFSEKDRFWVHKNMRLPANNQTLRVQNEAECESACLENCGCVGYSYNSGNIGCLIWSGELLNLQQLSQDNANGSTIYVRLAASEFSSNKDEHQKQTSKKLKVAIPIGVIAALLFVSCFTYIYYRKRRSSKVKESSTKSLMQNTEGEGKELINIQDEDKGNIDVPFFSLESILVATDDFSEQNKLGQGGFGPVYKGIFSGGREIAVKRLSSHSGQGLNEFKNEVILIARLQHRNLVRLLGYCFQSSEKILLYEYMANKSLDTFIFDRRRCMILDWSKRFEIIEGIARGLLYLHHDSRLRIIHRDLKTSNILLDEELNPKISDFGLARVVEGKITQGNTNKVVGTYGYMAPEYAIDGLFSTKSDVFSFGIVILEIISGRRNTGFFHQEEASNLLGHAWRLWKEDKAMDLVDQSLHESCNEEEAIKCLNIGLLCVQEDPKDRPNTSNIVMMLGSENIVSLPSPNQPSFMTRKYANNNTSSSSAAKSDIVSNNELTVTIEIGR
- the LOC132067560 gene encoding G-type lectin S-receptor-like serine/threonine-protein kinase B120 isoform X3, coding for MSSLFVFLFLLFCSSLKSLGAATTLASQNNSVIGDTIDANKWITIASTVVSSGGNFEMGFFTPGNNSNYYIGIWYKKLSVQTVIWVANRETPVSIYEMDFAQFKIVDGNLVLLNGTRHTIWSTNIKYSTNSNNSQVVATLFDDGNLILSNGDSKNSTNFLWTSFDHPSHTFMPGSKFGYNKRTRLKQVLTSWKSENDPSPGPFTHEVDMDKYSGQGVNMWNHSVIYWNSGPWTGNNFTDEHQKQTSKKLKVAIPIGVIAALLFVSCFTYIYYRKRRSSKVKESSTKSLMQNTEGEGKELINIQDEDKGNIDVPFFSLESILVATDDFSEQNKLGQGGFGPVYKGIFSGGREIAVKRLSSHSGQGLNEFKNEVILIARLQHRNLVRLLGYCFQSSEKILLYEYMANKSLDTFIFDRRRCMILDWSKRFEIIEGIARGLLYLHHDSRLRIIHRDLKTSNILLDEELNPKISDFGLARVVEGKITQGNTNKVVGTYGYMAPEYAIDGLFSTKSDVFSFGIVILEIISGRRNTGFFHQEEASNLLGHAWRLWKEDKAMDLVDQSLHESCNEEEAIKCLNIGLLCVQEDPKDRPNTSNIVMMLGSENIVSLPSPNQPSFMTRKYANNNTSSSSAAKSDIVSNNELTVTIEIGR